A window of Opitutus sp. ER46 contains these coding sequences:
- the rpsH gene encoding 30S ribosomal protein S8: MTDPISDFLTRLRNASKARLDECIAPHSMLKENVASILKTEGYVADYSNGTDAQGHKTLVVKMKYVDGAPAITGLKRVSTPGRRLYYRYTEIPRVLNGLGIGILSTSKGLMKDADCRRNKAGGELICNVW; the protein is encoded by the coding sequence ATGACCGATCCGATCAGTGATTTCCTCACGCGCCTCCGCAATGCGAGCAAGGCGCGCCTCGACGAGTGCATCGCCCCGCACTCCATGCTGAAAGAGAACGTCGCCAGCATCCTCAAGACTGAGGGCTACGTCGCCGACTACAGCAACGGCACCGACGCGCAGGGCCACAAGACCCTCGTCGTGAAAATGAAGTACGTCGATGGCGCCCCCGCCATTACCGGGCTGAAGCGTGTTTCCACGCCTGGCCGTCGCCTGTACTACCGCTACACCGAAATTCCGCGCGTTCTCAACGGCCTCGGCATCGGCATTCTGTCGACCTCAAAGGGCCTGATGAAGGACGCCGACTGCCGCCGCAACAAGGCGGGCGGCGAACTGATCTGCAACGTCTGGTAA
- the rplF gene encoding 50S ribosomal protein L6, whose amino-acid sequence MSRIGKQPVSIPDKVKVTVTGETVLVEGPKGKVQKSFAPVVKVTVTDKKVTFAPTEESRFAKAMYGTARSVVAGMVKGVTEGYVKDLEIQGVGFKAALKGKQLDLALGYSHPILMDIPEGIKITVTDGTKLKVEGADKQLVGAITAEIRGYYPPEPYKGKGVRIVGERVRRKEGKTVA is encoded by the coding sequence ATGAGTCGTATCGGCAAACAACCCGTTTCCATCCCCGACAAGGTCAAGGTCACCGTCACCGGTGAGACCGTCCTCGTCGAGGGCCCCAAGGGCAAGGTGCAGAAATCCTTCGCCCCCGTCGTCAAAGTCACCGTGACCGACAAGAAGGTCACCTTCGCTCCCACCGAGGAGTCGCGTTTCGCCAAGGCCATGTACGGCACGGCCCGTTCCGTGGTCGCCGGCATGGTGAAGGGCGTGACCGAAGGTTACGTCAAGGATCTCGAGATCCAGGGCGTCGGTTTCAAGGCGGCGCTGAAGGGCAAGCAGCTCGACCTCGCGCTGGGCTACTCGCATCCGATCCTGATGGACATCCCCGAGGGGATCAAAATTACCGTTACCGACGGCACCAAGCTGAAGGTCGAGGGTGCGGACAAGCAGCTCGTCGGCGCCATTACCGCCGAAATTCGCGGCTACTACCCGCCGGAGCCGTACAAGGGCAAGGGCGTGCGCATCGTCGGCGAACGGGTTCGCCGCAAGGAAGGCAAGACCGTCGCCTAA